In a single window of the Terrirubrum flagellatum genome:
- a CDS encoding NAD(P)/FAD-dependent oxidoreductase: MSDACNPPSGLDALEKRLAQDLSWLELPAKSWVPPIEIDGQRVRDVVIIGAGMAGLVASGMLKRLGVDNHVLFDRASAGHEGPWVTTARMRTLRSPKQLTGPAMGLPALTFRAYYEARFGREAWDVLDRAPRPLWMDYLIWYRKVLELPVENGVEVKSIEPRSDGLLALRIASQEADSMVYARHVVLATGRDGLGGPYVPPIAQTIDWRFWAHTADAIDFGALRGKRVAIIGAGASSMDNAAVALEAGCARLDLFIRRADIPRINKFTGIGSQGVVHGFAGLPDEWKWRFLDHTLRAQTPPPRPSTLRVSQHANAYFHLGSPLLALVKNDNHVVITTPKGRYKTDFIIFGTGFQVDLGSRPELAAFAPQIRLWRDRFQAPASMANSELESSPDLGPSFEFQEKTPGACPALRQIHCFNFPATLSHGKLSGDIPAISEGADRLARGIVRSLFVADREKHFAALQAFETPELLGDEWTDADAA, translated from the coding sequence ATGAGCGACGCCTGCAACCCGCCGTCCGGGCTCGACGCCCTGGAGAAGCGGTTGGCGCAGGATCTCTCATGGCTGGAGTTGCCGGCGAAGTCGTGGGTCCCGCCAATCGAGATTGACGGACAGCGCGTGCGCGACGTCGTCATCATAGGGGCTGGCATGGCCGGGCTCGTCGCCTCGGGCATGCTGAAGCGCCTCGGCGTCGACAATCATGTGTTGTTCGACCGCGCGTCGGCCGGACACGAGGGCCCGTGGGTCACCACTGCGCGGATGCGAACCCTGCGCTCGCCCAAGCAGCTTACCGGACCTGCAATGGGTCTGCCCGCTTTGACTTTTCGCGCCTACTACGAGGCGCGTTTCGGCCGCGAGGCTTGGGACGTTCTTGATCGCGCGCCGCGCCCGCTATGGATGGACTATCTCATCTGGTATCGAAAGGTGCTGGAGCTTCCCGTCGAGAACGGAGTCGAGGTCAAATCAATAGAGCCGCGGTCGGACGGTCTGCTGGCGTTGCGCATCGCGAGCCAAGAAGCCGACAGCATGGTTTATGCGCGTCACGTCGTTCTTGCTACCGGGCGCGACGGACTTGGCGGGCCTTATGTGCCTCCGATCGCGCAAACGATCGACTGGCGCTTTTGGGCCCATACCGCCGACGCCATTGATTTCGGTGCGCTGCGCGGAAAGCGGGTCGCTATCATCGGCGCAGGCGCTTCTTCGATGGACAATGCCGCTGTTGCTCTCGAGGCTGGCTGTGCGCGGCTCGATCTCTTCATTCGCCGCGCGGACATCCCGCGCATCAATAAGTTCACGGGCATCGGCAGCCAAGGCGTCGTCCACGGCTTCGCCGGCCTGCCGGACGAATGGAAATGGCGCTTCCTCGACCATACCCTCCGCGCACAGACCCCGCCGCCTCGCCCGAGCACATTGCGAGTCTCGCAACACGCCAACGCGTATTTCCATCTCGGCAGCCCGCTCCTCGCTCTCGTGAAGAACGACAATCACGTCGTCATCACAACCCCGAAGGGCCGCTACAAAACCGACTTCATTATCTTCGGCACCGGTTTTCAGGTTGATCTTGGATCCCGGCCCGAGTTGGCCGCTTTCGCGCCACAGATTCGGCTCTGGCGAGATCGCTTCCAAGCGCCGGCGAGCATGGCCAATTCCGAATTGGAAAGCTCGCCTGATCTCGGGCCGAGTTTCGAGTTCCAGGAAAAGACGCCCGGCGCTTGCCCCGCGCTTCGCCAAATTCATTGTTTTAACTTTCCTGCCACGCTGAGCCACGGCAAGCTCTCAGGCGATATTCCCGCGATTAGTGAAGGCGCCGACCGCCTCGCGCGCGGAATCGTCCGTAGCCTCTTCGTCGCCGATCGCGAAAAGCATTTTGCTGCCCTGCAAGCCTTTGAGACGCCGGAATTGCTTGGCGACGAGTGGACAGACGCTGACGCCGCGTAA